The sequence TGCCACTGCCTGGGCTGGCCAGGACATGCCCCtctgccagggccagggccctgcaggcagctgccagcacatcAGCGTGGGGGGgctgtctgtctgtccctgTCTGACCATCCCGCTGGTTCCTGGCTGCTCGCAGCTCCCGGCAGGGCTGGGattgcagggctggggctgggggggctcagggtGGGCAGCCaggggcagctggcagaggggaaggaaggatgcGCTGGGAGGCAGAAAGGAGAGGTGGGTGCCAGGAGGAGCGGAGCGAGTGGAGCACATGCCAGGGGGGATcggggggctggggtgcagtGATGGGTGgccggggagggcagggggcggggggggcagggggcggctCTTGCTGTGGTGTGGCCAGTCCCTTACGTGTAGGTTTGACGTTCTCTTCTCGTACTGACCCTGCATACTTGGCAGGACGACTACTTTGTGACGGCCGACCAGCTGTGGGTGCCGCTGCGCTGGATCGCACCCGAGCTCATCGATGAAGTGCACGGCAACCTGCTCATCGTGGACCAGACCAAGTCCAGCAACGTCTGGTgagtggggtctgggggggtACCGGGGGCTGTTGCCAGGCACGGCGTGGGCTGGTAGCCGGAGGGTGCAGGGGGAAGTGTCTGCCAGGAGTGCAGCCGCAGTGGGATGCATCAGGGTGGATTGTTtttggggctgctggctggtATCGAGGCggggtgtccccatcccccccccagcatcccctgccctgcccgcagGTCGCTGGGTGTCACCATCTGGGAGCTGTTTGAGCTGGGCAGCCAGCCCTACGACCACTACTCCGATCGGCAAGTGCTTGCCTATGCCAtcaaggagcagcagctcaaGCTGCCCAAGCCCCAGCTGAAGCTCTCACTGTCAGAGCGCTGGTGAGGACCTGGGCCGGGCTGCGGCCAcatcctgccccctcccctctcccagtccccaggtgggcagggggctggggctgaccctCACCCCTCGCCACGCCAGGTACGAGGTGATGCagttctgctggctgcagccggAGCAGCGCCCGACGGCAGAGGAGGTGCACCTCCTGCTCTCCTACCTCTGTGCCAAAGGGGCGACGGAAGTGGAGGAGGAGTTTGAGAAGCGCTGGAACTCCATGAAACCCAACGGCAGTGCCAGCGCCAGCCACCACGGCCCCGAGCTCTCCTCCTTCCCGCTGCTGGAGCAGTTCTCGGCCGATGGCTTCCCCTCAGATGGGGATGACATCCTGACTGTCATGGAGACCAGTCACGGCCTCAACTTCGAGTACAAGTGGGAGCACACCAAGACCGAGCACTTCCAGGCACCTCTGGGGTCCCTGAGCCCCAGCAGCGCCGCCCGGTACCACGACCTCTACTACCCGGCCACGACGGCGGGGCGCCTGAGCCTGGGGGTCTCGCCCTCCTGCTACGAGTGCAAGCCGccgggctgccccagcctgccgGCCCCCGGTGTGGTGCCCATCCTGGGTGCCCACAGCCCCTCGCTGGGCAGCGAGTACTACATCCGCATCGAGGGGCCTGGGGAGGGCGGCGCCGAGCTGGACTATGCCATGTGCGCCTACAGCCCTGCGGGTGAGCGGGGGTCCCTGCGCCCCCCGTCCTGCTGGAGAGCCCAGGGTGCCCAGAGCGGCAGCACGTACGACTCCGACAGCAGCCCCACCGTCTCCCTCAGCATGGAGCCGCTGCTGGGCCACGCGCCGGCGGCCGAGGGCTCCTGGGAGTGCGCCGAGTACTACCCCTACCCCTGTCCGGGGCAGGAGCCGCAGGGCTACGAGCCGTCCCCCAGCCACGGGGCCGAGGGGtacctgctggagcaggagcccACCCAGCCGGGGAGCCAGAACTGGGCCATCCCCGCCTTCCAGCCCAGCATCTTCACCGACCCCCTGGGCGTCTCCCCGTCGGTGAACTGCACCTACAGCCCCCGGGAGTACGGGGAGCCGCGGGCACCCCTGCCGGGCGGgcggctgctggggcagagcggggcCCGGCCGGACAGCGTGGCGCTGGAGCTGGGCGAGGACAgcccccccggtgccccccgcccgcagGGTGCGAGCCCCCTGGTCCAGCGGCAGCCCTGGGCCTCCAACAGCTCCTCCAACAACAACATTGGCAGTGGCAGCCCCGCGTCCCGCGAGCCCCCGGCTGGCGACAGCTGGTGCTACCGCCGCATGATCACCTTCCGGGGGCTGATGGCCAAGCCGCTGGGCACCGTGCCACGCGGCCAGCCCCAGCTCGGGGGGTCCCCGCCGGGCCGCGACTTCCGCCGCCCGCGGCAGGGTCAGCCCCCCGGCACCGCCGGCGGCTCCTCCTCTCCGTGCCGCTCGCCCTCCCCGCGGCGTCAGGCCTGGCACAGCCGTGACTCATCAGCCTCGGGCCGCTCGCAGGCAGCAgcgctggctgccagccccgccgcgccgtGGGGCCCCGGCACGGCCCCGCCAGCTCCGGCAGGGGCCCAGCACGATGCCCGCCCGGATGAGAGCGTggaggggagcagccctgcgtgcagccccctgccccacaccgtggctgcagtggggctgggggaggccaCCCCCGTGGCTGGCACCACCGTGACGAACGCCGGATCCCCCGCAGAGCCTGGCACGGACAGCACCCAGCCTGCACCGGAGACCGCCGAGGCACCCACGCCGGCGCCCGGGGAGGCTGCCACTGACAGTGGCACATGCGCTGCCAGCAACGCGGACCGGGCGCCAGACAAGACGTTCTCCAGCTCTGGCTTCCCCGGCGCCGAGGAGGGGAGCGATGaggacacagctgagctgaCCTCTGGCGTCTTCACCGACTCCTCCGGGGAGCGGGTGGAGGCGGCCCCAGTGTTGAAGTCCCTGCAGAAGCAGGTGGGGACGCCAGACTCCCTGGAGTCGCTGGACATCCCCtccacagccagctcctgcGAGGTCTGCAGCCCCACCGCCTTTGCGCCCGCCGGCCAGCCCAAGGCCCTTGACAGCGGCTATGACACTGAGAACAACGAGTCCCCTGAGTTTGTCCTCAAAGAGCCCCATGAGCCCCGAGAGCCAGAGGCCTTCAGCCAGCTGGGGAAGCCACCCCCGGGGCTACCGGGGGGCGAGGGCTTGGCCCCCGAAACGCAGCTCTCCACCTCCTTGGGGGCTGAGCTGCACAGCCTCGTTGAGAAGAACCCCTACCGCGACTCTGCCTACTTCTCCGACTACGACACTGAGGCCGAGCGCGGCCCCAAGGACGAGGAGGACAGTGATGGGTCCCAGAccccagaggcagaggaggtTCCCCGGTCCCCTGCGCAGGACCTAGGGCGAGCCCCCATGCTGGGAGAGGACCCACTGCACCCCCCGGGAgcacccagcagccccccagcagcgccTGGCCTCGAGGTGGCAGTGGATGTGCCGGCAGCGGGGGTTTTGGTGGGGGACTGGCAGGGTGCAGAGGCGGGGAGCACCCCGGCCACCCCCGCGGGGCAGGTGCCTGGCACCGAGCAGCGACCCGCTGGCACGGGGCTGGTGCCGGGCAGCTCTGCGCGCCCCAGTGGGGACGTCTGTCCCCCGGGCTCTGTGCCACCCAAGGCTTTCTTCTTGACCCCGGTGCTGGCGAGCCCTGGGGAGCCGGTGTCCATCCGAGGGACCCACGTGCCCGAGGGCCCCCCTGGACTTGGGGGAGCCGTGGCTCGGGGTGAACAGACCGTGCCCTCCAcgccggggctgcccctggAGGGGACTGGGGTGGGCGATGCGCCAGGGGGTCCCAGCACACTGCTACGGGGGGGTGACTTTCCCCCCGGCCTCTCCCCACTCCTGTCTGCCCGGGAGCCACGGCCGGCTGCCCCCGAGTGCTGTGAGGagccggaggaggaggaggaggacacgGAGGATAGTGACGAGTCAGACGAGGAGCTGCGCTGCTACAACATCCAGGAGCAAAGCGAGGAGAGCGAGGAGGAGCCGGCGGCCGTGCCCATCGTGGTGGCCGaaagccagagcagcaggaacCTGCGCAGCCTTCTCAAGATGCCCAGCCTGCTCTCCGAGTCCTTCTGCGAGGACCTGGAGCGCAAGAAGAAGGCCGTCTCCTTCTACGATGATGTTACCATCTACCTCTTCGACCAGGTGGGTGACCGTGGGGTGGGCAGACCTGGGCGCTGGGCACAGCCCCGCTGCCTTGTCGGATGCCATCCTTGTGCACAGGGACCGGCGCTGGGAGCCACCCCCAGGCGTGCCACCAGTGAGGGTCCCTTTCTGCCCATCTCCCCTTGTGCAGGAAAGCCCCACGCGGGAgctggctgagcagagcttCCCGGAGCCCCCCCCGCCTttggggcagccccccgccggcagcagcccccccagcccagcagacaGGCTGAGCACCTCGGATGACTCCTCAGACGGCAATGCCTCGGAAGAgagtgaggggctggggggttaCGGGGGGGTGGCAGGCCGGGCTGTGGCAACCCTCGCAGTGGGCTTAGCTCCCTCGCTCTGTGTCGCAGGTGGTGGCTTCGAGTGGGATGACGACTTTCCGCTCATGCCGGTGAAGCCGTCCCTGATGGCCTCACTGACGGGGACATCGACAGAGCCCGACGCGGCTGTACCTgagctgcccaccctgcccgcACTGGTGCCGGCGCAGAAACAGGTGCTGCCCATCCAGTTCTCCCGGTTCACGGTCTCGCCTGCCCCGGTGTCCCGGTTCTCCATCACCCACGTCTCTGACTCTGACATGGACTCCATAGGAGGTGAGTCCCCCTGGCGTGCTGCTGGGTGGGCGGCTGGGACCCCCTGCCACCCTCAGCACTCCGGAAAGCTGCTGTCCCTCAGTGCCAGCCGTGgtgggagccagcagcatgTGGGACGCTCCATGGGGATGGGTGTCCCACGGGAGCGCTGGGACCCACTCATGCTGCTTCTCCGCTCATTGCAGGCAGCAGCGAAGACGGCGACCGGGAGTGAGCCAGCCGGGATGCCGGCCAGGCAGTGCTCCGGCACTGGCACCAGTGCAGGATGGCGGGACCGGGCGCGGGGTCTGGCTGTGGGCTCCCAGACCGcgctctggattttttttaggCAGATTTTATCGGAAGGAGCTCGTTTGCTGCTGCGAGTGGGAGCGGGGCCGGCAGGGCCCAGGGCCAGGCGGTGGGTGACAgctgtgcgtgtgtgtgtgtgtgcgcgcgtgtgtggctgtgtgtgcgtgtgtataAATagacacacatatatatatatatacatatatatatatatataaaaattatagcATTTAAAGGGTAGTGCCCTGACCTTGCTAACATTTGCCGAGTGTCCCCCCCAGTGAAGTCTTCCCCCTTGGCTTCTTGCCCACGTGTGCTCCCCGAGGCAGTGTTTGTCCCCACACCCCCATGCCGCCCCTCCTCTGTGCCGTGCACTTGGTCTCGCACCTCGTGGTGGCTTGGCCGCCCCACGGCGTTTGACAGCAAGGGGCTGCCGGCTGCTGCCGCTGCTTGATGTTGCCTCGAGTGCACCCGCTGCTGTGCCGGGGCTGCTGCTGACTCTCGTGCCCCCTGTGCCCAGGGTGGGCAGCGTGGCTTGGGGGGGCGCTGGGGAGCTCCCCCTTCCCTTGCATTTTGGGGAGCAGTCCTGGCCCGGTGAGGGACCCTGAGGGCTGGCGGGACCCttgccctgctgcagtggggagcagcacgaggagggctggtgggggggTGGTCCCGGCTGCCACCCACATGGGGTGGACCCCCGGGACCCacctatttttgtatttaaagaaaaaggataaaaaaaatccaaacccaccCTAAAAACAAAACTTGCTGTTGACTGAACCCACAGTGATGCGATTTTAAGTTAGTGCTGCCAAAGAGACATAACgaggcgggggggtgggggtgggggggtgggggggggaggtggtgggcGCTTGCAGttctttgttccatttttttgtttgtttgttttgttttgggtttgttggttttttttttaattcatttgagGCTTAGGATAATTGTGCAATTCCAGcttccagaaggaaatggaagtAAAGCGGAGCTGAGCGAAACCTTGAAATCAGGGCTGGTTCCTTTGGGGTCTATAGACCAAACCCTGAGGTGAGAaatgcccccccacccccaccctccgccccatcccctgcagcccccctggctcccaccaccccccatGCACATGGGGCGAGGGCACACGTGCTCGTGCACGGACACACACGTGCACCTACGTGGCAtggggcaggtgctggggcCGGGGGGTTTCTGCTCCACACCAGGGCCCGGTGCCGTGGGACGAGCCTGTCCCTGGCTCAGCACATCTCCGGCACCACAACGCTGCTCGGGGCccagcctggtgctgggtgctggcagcaccacgCTTGCCCACCCTTTGCCCACCTTCATgggcagcccagcctggagcagggtCCCCAGCTGGGGCCCTCTTGGTGGGCAGAATGCTGCTGTAGGGGCCCAGGGGGCTgtgcctcccacccccacccccaccccactcccagGGGACAGCCAGGGTCCAGGTGGGACCCCAGTTTCAGCCCCAAAATCCAGGGCAGCTGTGCCTGACCCATACCatcctcaccccccccccccccagcccctccccccgccaGTTGGCAAGCCACTGATGAcaattactgttttatttaagtGATTTATTTAAGCTCTAACCTGGCTTGTAACcacctgctccccccacccccccagccccacgctggCCGGTGACATGGGGTGCAGCACCCgttgctggtgctggggtgctgctgggcaggagtgGGATGCACCCAGGGGGGTGCCCTTCCCACAGCTCCCCCCCGCCCTGtgcccgcccctccccgccccccagGCTGCATTGCGGGGGGCTTGCTCTGCattgtggggtggggggagagtTTGCTCGACCCCCCTCTCCAGGCGCCCACCTTGCACCCAGGGCGGTGGGGTGCTTGTCCTGCCCCCCGCCCAGACCCCAGCAGCCCAGGTTTGGTCTATGGTGCCGCAGGTCCCtgcctctggatggcagcatgagGACAGAGCTGTgtcttggatattttttttaatagaaaggcTATTATTACATTGTCTATTTTATCAATACGGGTCataactgctgtattttttatcAGTGCTGATTTCCAtacagctcccagcatgtgTGTCAAATATCATCGGGCCAataataaagtttttaaaatatcttcagcCGTTTCCTGCGCAGATCATTGCCTGGCACGCAGGGATGCTGCGCATCAGCCCGGGGCTGCTTGGGATGGAGACCAGCGATGCTCCAGGGCCAGGCGGATGCCTCTGGCCAAGGAAAACactgggggtgggaagggggtaGGGGGGGGATTTTATTGCtcataaattactttttctcacaaaaaaattatttcaggttaCATCTTGCAGGTGCCACCAAGCCAGGAGGTGCAGCGAAGCCCCGGGGGCTGGCTGGAGCCCAGGGGGTTTTGcccggggggtcccgggggggctGGAAGAGGACAACGCTGGTCCAGTGACCAAGGGGACCCCCggcctgccccctgccccaccctgGACTGTGATCCCCCAGCTCTCTCCCACccgctgccctgctccccagcagagcccttccccttgccccctgccccatctgcttccccccttccccttaTCTGCTCCAGCCCCGGGAGAGGAAGAAGCTGCGCGTCAACCAGCGAACCCAGCCCTCGTGTGCAGCCAGAGCCCCGGCGGCCGCAGGAGaagctgctgtcctgcagcgGAGCTGCCAAAAAGCCATCGGAGGGGACACGGCAGCGATGAGCCACCGCGTCTGACTGGGGAAGAGCCCCGGCTGCATGGAATCCCACAGGCAGCGACCCCCGCGCCTGGGCTCTCTGGGCTCCGCAAAGCACCGGCCCGCAGTGCACTAGCCATTGAAAAGTGCAAAATGACAAATATAACGGAAAAGGCAAAAACCTCTGAGGGCAttgccccccgccccgtgctcctgtgctgcctggcaCACCACCGCCCACCCGCAGGAGACACGGTTCCTGCCTGGAAACCCCCTTCTCCCTGGCTCTGGCAAGGGTGCGACCCCCGGCGCGCTGGCTCGGCTTGGGgcgagcagcagctgggagctgcggGAACAGCGCAGGAGCCAGCTTGCTCGTGGGCACACACCCCAGCAATAAGCTTAgcaagtatatatatatatatatatatatatttatctacATCTATCTCTTTCTCATGCAGCCCTAGTAATTAGAGGAAGAGCAAAGAGCCAAGCAAAGGTCTGGATGGGAGAGCCTGTCCGAGGGGAGCAGGGTGCCCCTTCTGCCGGGAaccccacagccccaggcaccccaAGGCACACTTAAACGGAGCCCTCACCtccacaagtatttttttcctagcttaTATTTTACAGCAGTACCGTAACACCCTACCATATACAGAGACCTGGTGGTGCAGGGCCTCTGGGACCGGTGCTGGCCCCATCCTGGCGGGGGCTGCGGTGCTGGCATCCCGCCGCCAGCatcccactgcttcccagcccGGGGTGGGCGAGTAGAGCACGGGGTGGGCAGCCGGGGTCTTGCAGGAGCCTGGGAGCTGCCTACAGCTCCCACCACCCCCTTGGCTTGCATGGGGGATCCCAGCTATCCCGCCCATCCCAGGGGTCCCTCCTGACCgggcagagggagcagggggaCCGTCTCCCCGCTGCCATTGCCACTCCACCCCACGCGAGCCCGAAGCACAGCTCACCCTGGGATTGAGGCCGTTTTCCCAGCTGCGGTGAGCTGCTGCCAAGCCTAGAAGCAACCCCGGCGGGGGGACACGCTGCCATGGCGCCAGTTCTGCGCAGGCAAAGGACAGGCTACGTGGCAGCGGTGGAACCCTCTGCCACCGAGACGAACAAGCTGGGTCTAGAGAAGCAAGAACTAGGGCACTAGGTTTAGCCTTTGGCTTTCAAAGCAGCAGGATTAAATAAACGCCGCCTAAAAATGAAGTCCTGGAAAGCCGGACATGCAGTGGTGAGGAGGTGGCAGCAAGTGCCGCGCGGCACGGCGGGCGCCAGCGCTCCCGGATCAGCTGATGAGCGGAGCCGAGCGGTCGTTCGTCACCGTTGGCTTCAGCTGGACGTTGGCAAAGGggtttctgcagagaaagaggaagacgGAGTTTAGCAGGAGGGATGGTGGCAGCAGGGGCCTGTGAGGACGGGGCACCGGCGCAGTGAGCGTCAACCTGCTGAGACCCCAAAAAGCTTTTGCTGCAGAGCCCAGGCGGCTCGGCtcgctgcagcagctgtgcggGGTGTCCCTCGGGGGTCAGCCCAAGCCCCAGTGGGGCCATCAGCCAGCCCAGGGCCACCAGCCCTGACCCCCCTCGGTCCAGCAGCATTTGGGAAGGGATTAAGCTGGAGATGCTCTGCCCTGCGGAGCCTTGGGCCAAGCTGGCCCcgcttttctgcctctctcccaGTTAAACCCGTGGTGGATGTAAGAGATGAGCTGGCAAGGGCACCGCATATGGGATGTTCTCCTCCATTGCTCTGCAGCAGGCCCAAAACTGGGGCTGCCAAGGGGGCTCAGGGCTCGAgaagctgctccagccccccctGGCTGGGCTTAAGTGGGAGCCCCCTGACATCAGCACCGTGCCACTGTGGGAGCAGGTGGCTAtggctccctgctccctgcctgccatggGCTGCATGGGGACCCCCCAGCCAAGCTGTGCCAGCTGAGCAGCCTGTGAAGCAGCCAAATATCTGGGGCGGCAGAGCCCGGGAGCGCCAGGTGAGCCGGCTGCACTGGAGCTCGGCAGGGCCACgagagccagcacagcccagctcccgGCAGCCCACCCCCCTGAGGGATTACCTACCTGGGGCATCCCCAGTGCCATTccagtgcccccagcacccactggcTATGGCAGCGTGCTCCGTGTTCAGCCCATGGCTGCACACAGCGTCTGCAAATTGCACAGGTCCCACGGCTGGGACAAGGGCTGCTGTGTGGGGTGCTGTGACATGGGGAGCACTCTTACCTGCCCTGAGGAggtcccctctgtcccctcctgACAGGACGGGCAGGATTTAACTCCCAGAGGATGCAGGCAGCTATGGGGGTACCACTGACTGCCTGTGGTGCACAGTCACCCTGTGCTGTCTGCAGCCATCAGGTCCAAACCTGCACCAGGCACAGTGGCCAAGGGAGCCACGGagcacccctgcagccccctgcccccctgcagcccctgcctctcctgcctgcaggcagacagccctcccctgcctggctggccccagccctccctggggagctgcacaAACCCTCTCCTTCCTGCAGCGGTGGCAATGGTGGTGTGCCTGCACCGGCGAGCCCTGCTCggcccccagcactgccacagccGGGTCCCACGGCCGACAGGTCTCCCCCatggggcacagcc comes from Falco naumanni isolate bFalNau1 chromosome 1, bFalNau1.pat, whole genome shotgun sequence and encodes:
- the AATK gene encoding serine/threonine-protein kinase LMTK1 isoform X5, giving the protein MLTIAYLLAQAAFRGRGLARQRSQEFENAEGDDYVTELSAQGSPAPQHGPEVYVLPLTKVSLPMAKQPGRSVQLLKSADLGRQSLLYLKEIGHGWFGKVFLGEVNSGISSTQVVVKELKASASVQDQMQFLEEAQPYRALQHTNLLQCLAQCAEVTPYLLVMEFCPLGDLKGYLRSCQGAEAMTPDLLTLQRMACEVACGVLHLHRNNYIHSDLALRNCLLTADLTVKIGDYGLSHCKYKDDYFVTADQLWVPLRWIAPELIDEVHGNLLIVDQTKSSNVWSLGVTIWELFELGSQPYDHYSDRQVLAYAIKEQQLKLPKPQLKLSLSERWYEVMQFCWLQPEQRPTAEEVHLLLSYLCAKGATEVEEEFEKRWNSMKPNGSASASHHGPELSSFPLLEQFSADGFPSDGDDILTVMETSHGLNFEYKWEHTKTEHFQAPLGSLSPSSAARYHDLYYPATTAGRLSLGVSPSCYECKPPGCPSLPAPGVVPILGAHSPSLGSEYYIRIEGPGEGGAELDYAMCAYSPAGERGSLRPPSCWRAQGAQSGSTYDSDSSPTVSLSMEPLLGHAPAAEGSWECAEYYPYPCPGQEPQGYEPSPSHGAEGYLLEQEPTQPGSQNWAIPAFQPSIFTDPLGVSPSVNCTYSPREYGEPRAPLPGGRLLGQSGARPDSVALELGEDSPPGAPRPQGASPLVQRQPWASNSSSNNNIGSGSPASREPPAGDSWCYRRMITFRGLMAKPLGTVPRGQPQLGGSPPGRDFRRPRQGQPPGTAGGSSSPCRSPSPRRQAWHSRDSSASGRSQAAALAASPAAPWGPGTAPPAPAGAQHDARPDESVEGSSPACSPLPHTVAAVGLGEATPVAGTTVTNAGSPAEPGTDSTQPAPETAEAPTPAPGEAATDSGTCAASNADRAPDKTFSSSGFPGAEEGSDEDTAELTSGVFTDSSGERVEAAPVLKSLQKQVGTPDSLESLDIPSTASSCEVCSPTAFAPAGQPKALDSGYDTENNESPEFVLKEPHEPREPEAFSQLGKPPPGLPGGEGLAPETQLSTSLGAELHSLVEKNPYRDSAYFSDYDTEAERGPKDEEDSDGSQTPEAEEVPRSPAQDLGRAPMLGEDPLHPPGAPSSPPAAPGLEVAVDVPAAGVLVGDWQGAEAGSTPATPAGQVPGTEQRPAGTGLVPGSSARPSGDVCPPGSVPPKAFFLTPVLASPGEPVSIRGTHVPEGPPGLGGAVARGEQTVPSTPGLPLEGTGVGDAPGGPSTLLRGGDFPPGLSPLLSAREPRPAAPECCEEPEEEEEDTEDSDESDEELRCYNIQEQSEESEEEPAAVPIVVAESQSSRNLRSLLKMPSLLSESFCEDLERKKKAVSFYDDVTIYLFDQESPTRELAEQSFPEPPPPLGQPPAGSSPPSPADRLSTSDDSSDGNASEESGGFEWDDDFPLMPVKPSLMASLTGTSTEPDAAVPELPTLPALVPAQKQVLPIQFSRFTVSPAPVSRFSITHVSDSDMDSIGGSSEDGDRE
- the AATK gene encoding serine/threonine-protein kinase LMTK1 isoform X2 produces the protein MGRLAAAAAMSAAFLSPSLAFSSHFDPDGTPLSELSWSSSLAVVAVSFSGLFTFIFLMLACLCCKKGDIGFKEFENAEGDDYVTELSAQGSPAPQHGPEVYVLPLTKVSLPMAKQPGRSVQLLKSADLGRQSLLYLKEIGHGWFGKVFLGEVNSGISSTQVVVKELKASASVQDQMQFLEEAQPYRALQHTNLLQCLAQCAEVTPYLLVMEFCPLGDLKGYLRSCQGAEAMTPDLLTLQRMACEVACGVLHLHRNNYIHSDLALRNCLLTADLTVKIGDYGLSHCKYKDDYFVTADQLWVPLRWIAPELIDEVHGNLLIVDQTKSSNVWSLGVTIWELFELGSQPYDHYSDRQVLAYAIKEQQLKLPKPQLKLSLSERWYEVMQFCWLQPEQRPTAEEVHLLLSYLCAKGATEVEEEFEKRWNSMKPNGSASASHHGPELSSFPLLEQFSADGFPSDGDDILTVMETSHGLNFEYKWEHTKTEHFQAPLGSLSPSSAARYHDLYYPATTAGRLSLGVSPSCYECKPPGCPSLPAPGVVPILGAHSPSLGSEYYIRIEGPGEGGAELDYAMCAYSPAGERGSLRPPSCWRAQGAQSGSTYDSDSSPTVSLSMEPLLGHAPAAEGSWECAEYYPYPCPGQEPQGYEPSPSHGAEGYLLEQEPTQPGSQNWAIPAFQPSIFTDPLGVSPSVNCTYSPREYGEPRAPLPGGRLLGQSGARPDSVALELGEDSPPGAPRPQGASPLVQRQPWASNSSSNNNIGSGSPASREPPAGDSWCYRRMITFRGLMAKPLGTVPRGQPQLGGSPPGRDFRRPRQGQPPGTAGGSSSPCRSPSPRRQAWHSRDSSASGRSQAAALAASPAAPWGPGTAPPAPAGAQHDARPDESVEGSSPACSPLPHTVAAVGLGEATPVAGTTVTNAGSPAEPGTDSTQPAPETAEAPTPAPGEAATDSGTCAASNADRAPDKTFSSSGFPGAEEGSDEDTAELTSGVFTDSSGERVEAAPVLKSLQKQVGTPDSLESLDIPSTASSCEVCSPTAFAPAGQPKALDSGYDTENNESPEFVLKEPHEPREPEAFSQLGKPPPGLPGGEGLAPETQLSTSLGAELHSLVEKNPYRDSAYFSDYDTEAERGPKDEEDSDGSQTPEAEEVPRSPAQDLGRAPMLGEDPLHPPGAPSSPPAAPGLEVAVDVPAAGVLVGDWQGAEAGSTPATPAGQVPGTEQRPAGTGLVPGSSARPSGDVCPPGSVPPKAFFLTPVLASPGEPVSIRGTHVPEGPPGLGGAVARGEQTVPSTPGLPLEGTGVGDAPGGPSTLLRGGDFPPGLSPLLSAREPRPAAPECCEEPEEEEEDTEDSDESDEELRCYNIQEQSEESEEEPAAVPIVVAESQSSRNLRSLLKMPSLLSESFCEDLERKKKAVSFYDDVTIYLFDQESPTRELAEQSFPEPPPPLGQPPAGSSPPSPADRLSTSDDSSDGNASEESGGFEWDDDFPLMPVKPSLMASLTGTSTEPDAAVPELPTLPALVPAQKQVLPIQFSRFTVSPAPVSRFSITHVSDSDMDSIGGSSEDGDRE